In the genome of Thioalkalivibrio sp. XN279, one region contains:
- the flgM gene encoding flagellar biosynthesis anti-sigma factor FlgM, translating into MSNEIKSLISGEPRRSGVVGMGPPGKNNAQAQDAGGRPPAVEEKVTLTETARKLSSLAAEVGRDTPVDEAKVARLRAEIESGDYQVNAEAIATALLKFEHDA; encoded by the coding sequence ATGAGTAATGAAATCAAGAGCCTGATCTCAGGCGAACCGCGTCGTAGCGGCGTGGTGGGCATGGGACCGCCAGGCAAGAACAACGCCCAGGCACAGGATGCCGGGGGTCGGCCGCCGGCCGTCGAGGAAAAAGTCACCCTCACGGAGACGGCCCGGAAGCTTTCCTCCCTCGCTGCCGAGGTGGGTCGCGACACGCCGGTGGACGAGGCCAAGGTCGCCCGGCTGCGGGCGGAGATCGAGTCGGGCGATTACCAGGTCAATGCCGAGGCCATCGCCACGGCGCTGTTGAAGTTCGAACACGA